In Taeniopygia guttata chromosome 2, bTaeGut7.mat, whole genome shotgun sequence, one genomic interval encodes:
- the KCNQ3 gene encoding potassium voltage-gated channel subfamily KQT member 3 isoform X4, whose product MFLIVLGCLILAVLTTFKEYETVSGDWLLLLETFAIFIFGAEFALRIWAAGCCCRYKGWRGRLKFARKPLCMLDIFVLIASVPVVAVGNQGNVLATSLRSLRFLQILRMLRMDRRGGTWKLLGSAICAHSKELITAWYIGFLTLILSSFLVYLVEKDVPEKDANGVEMKEEFETYADALWWGLITLATIGYGDKTPKTWEGRLIAATFSLIGVSFFALPAGILGSGLALKVQEQHRQKHFEKRRKPAAELIQAAWRYYATNPNRIDLVATWRFYESIVSFPFFRKEQLDGTASNVMISRESFFGSSLTRKLSQKLGLLDRVRGTNTKGKLFTPLNVDAIEESPSKEPKNVLNNKERFRTAFRMKAYAFWQSSEDAGTGEPMAEDRGDSSDFPMEDMIPTFKTAIRAVRILQFRLYKKKFKETLRPYDVKDVIEQYSAGHLDMLSRIKYLQARVDMIFTPGPPSTPKHKKSQKGGAFSYPSQQSPRNEPYVAKASAADTEDQSMMGKFVKVERQVNDMGKKLDFLVDMHMHHMEQLQIQVAEISPLKETASPARERREDNKYSELKTIIYKYTEQCSRETPYNFQQVPVNKVSPYGFSARGHTAHSQPLSIGGQNSGKLQATPSSTAYAERPTVLPIFTLVDSQVSYHSHGDLQSPYSDKVSPRQRRSLTRDSDTPLSLLSVNHEELERSPSGFSISQERDDFPFGPNGGSAWMREKRYLAEGETDTDTDPFTPSGSMPLSSTGDGISDSVWTPSNKPV is encoded by the exons AT gtTTCTGATTGTCTTGGGGTGTTTGATCTTAGCAGTCCTGACAACTTTCAAGGAGTATGAAACAGTTTCTGGAGATTGGCTCCTCTTGCTG GAAACTTTTGCCATTTTCATCTTTGGAGCAGAGTTTGCCTTAAGAATCtgggctgctggctgctgctgtcgCTACAAAGGATGGAGGGGGAGACTCAAATTTGCCAGGAAGCCTTTGTGCATGCTGG ATATCTTTGTGCTGATTGCTTCGGTGCCAGTGGTTGCTGTTGGGAACCAGGGCAATGTTCTGGCCACGTCTCTCAGAAGCCTCCGCTTCCTTCAGATCCTGCGGATGCTGCGCATGGACAGGCGGGGCGGCACCTGGAAACTTTTAGGATCAGCTATTTGTGCACACAGCAAA gaACTCATCACTGCTTGGTACATTGGGTTCCTGACACTCATCTTATCCTCATTTCTTGTTTATCTGGTTGAAAAAGATGTTCCTGAAAAAGATGCTAATGGGGTGGAGATGAAAGAGGAGTTTGAAACCTATGCAGATGCACTGTGGTGGGGGCTG ATCACCCTCGCTACGATTGGATACGGCGACAAAACCCCTAAAACATGGGAGGGACGGCTGATTGCAGCCACGTTCTCTCTCATTGGAGTGTCCTTCTTTGCTCTTCCTGCA GGCATTTTGGGGTCAGGGCTGGCTCTGAAGGTCCAGGAGCAGCATCGCCAAAAACATTttgagaaaagaagaaaaccgGCAGCTGAGCTCATTCAG GCTGCCTGGAGATACTATGCTACTAACCCCAACAGGATTGATTTAGTTGCTACCTGGAGGTTTTATGAATCAATTGTatcattcccatttttcag GAAAGAGCAATTGGATGGTACTGCCAG TAATGTCATGATTAGTAGGGAGTCATTCTTTGGATCAAGCCTCACAAGAAAACTTAG CCAAAAGCTGGGTCTCTTGGATCGGGTTCGTGGTACCAATACTAAAGGAAAGCTATTTACCCCTCTGAATGTAGATGCCATTGAAGAAAGTCCTTCAAAAGAGCCTAAGAATGTCTTGAATAATAAGGAGCGTTTTCGCACTGCATTCCGAATGAAAGCATACGCTTTTTGGCAAAGCTCAGAAG ATGCAGGAACAGGGGAACCCATGGCAGAAGACAGAGGCGACAGTAGTGATTTCCCTATGGAAGATATGATCCCCACTTTCAAGACAGCCATCCGAGCTGTCAG aATACTACAGTTTCGtctctataaaaaaaaattcaaggagACTTTGAGGCCTTATGACGTAAAGGATGTGATAGAGCAATACTCAGCAGGGCATCTTGATATGCTTTCCAGAATAAAATACCTTCAGGCAAG agtagaTATGATTTTTACGCCTGGACCTCCATCTACTCCCAAGCATAAGAAATCCCAAAAGGGAGGAGCTTTTTCTTACCCATCACAACAGTCTCCCAG AAACGAACCATATGTAGCCAAAGCATCTGCAGCCGATACTGAAGACCAAAGTATGATGGGAAAATTTGTTAAAGTTGAGCGGCAG GTAAATGACATGGGGAAGAAACTGGATTTTCTTGTTGATATGCATATGCATCATATGGAACAGCTGCAGATACAAGTTGCTGAGATAAGTCCATTGAAAGAAACTGCTTCTCCTGcaagggagaggagagaagacAACAAGTATTCtgaattaaaaacaataatatataaatacactGAGCAGTGTTCTCGTGAAACTCCTTACAACTTCCAGCAGGTTCCAGTCAACAAAGTCAGCCCCTACGGTTTCTCAGCACGGGGTCATACGGCTCACTCACAACCTTTGTCAATAGGTGGGCAAAACTCTGGCAAACTGCAAGCCACACCTTCCTCAACTGCATATGCAGAAAGGCCAACAGTTTTGCCTATATTTACATTAGTGGACTCCCAGGTTAGCTACCACTCCCACGGGGACCTTCAGAGCCCTTACTCAGACAAGGTGTCTCCGAGGCAGAGAAGGAGCCTGACGAGGGACAGCGATACTCCACTGTCCCTTCTCTCCGTCAACCACGAGGAACTCGAGCGCTCCCCGAGTGGCTTCAGCATCTCCCAGGAGAGAGACGACTTCCCTTTCGGCCCCAACGGGGGGTCAGCGTGGATGAGGGAGAAACGCTACCTGGCAGAGGGGgagacagacacagacacagacccTTTCACACCGAGTGGCTCCATGCCTTTGTCCTCTACAGGAGATGGGATTTCAGATTCAGTATGGACCCCGTCAAACAAGCCAGTTTAA
- the KCNQ3 gene encoding potassium voltage-gated channel subfamily KQT member 3 isoform X3 translates to MAYNTSLQFLIVLGCLILAVLTTFKEYETVSGDWLLLLETFAIFIFGAEFALRIWAAGCCCRYKGWRGRLKFARKPLCMLDIFVLIASVPVVAVGNQGNVLATSLRSLRFLQILRMLRMDRRGGTWKLLGSAICAHSKELITAWYIGFLTLILSSFLVYLVEKDVPEKDANGVEMKEEFETYADALWWGLITLATIGYGDKTPKTWEGRLIAATFSLIGVSFFALPAGILGSGLALKVQEQHRQKHFEKRRKPAAELIQAAWRYYATNPNRIDLVATWRFYESIVSFPFFRKEQLDGTASNVMISRESFFGSSLTRKLSQKLGLLDRVRGTNTKGKLFTPLNVDAIEESPSKEPKNVLNNKERFRTAFRMKAYAFWQSSEDAGTGEPMAEDRGDSSDFPMEDMIPTFKTAIRAVRILQFRLYKKKFKETLRPYDVKDVIEQYSAGHLDMLSRIKYLQARVDMIFTPGPPSTPKHKKSQKGGAFSYPSQQSPRNEPYVAKASAADTEDQSMMGKFVKVERQVNDMGKKLDFLVDMHMHHMEQLQIQVAEISPLKETASPARERREDNKYSELKTIIYKYTEQCSRETPYNFQQVPVNKVSPYGFSARGHTAHSQPLSIGGQNSGKLQATPSSTAYAERPTVLPIFTLVDSQVSYHSHGDLQSPYSDKVSPRQRRSLTRDSDTPLSLLSVNHEELERSPSGFSISQERDDFPFGPNGGSAWMREKRYLAEGETDTDTDPFTPSGSMPLSSTGDGISDSVWTPSNKPV, encoded by the exons gtTTCTGATTGTCTTGGGGTGTTTGATCTTAGCAGTCCTGACAACTTTCAAGGAGTATGAAACAGTTTCTGGAGATTGGCTCCTCTTGCTG GAAACTTTTGCCATTTTCATCTTTGGAGCAGAGTTTGCCTTAAGAATCtgggctgctggctgctgctgtcgCTACAAAGGATGGAGGGGGAGACTCAAATTTGCCAGGAAGCCTTTGTGCATGCTGG ATATCTTTGTGCTGATTGCTTCGGTGCCAGTGGTTGCTGTTGGGAACCAGGGCAATGTTCTGGCCACGTCTCTCAGAAGCCTCCGCTTCCTTCAGATCCTGCGGATGCTGCGCATGGACAGGCGGGGCGGCACCTGGAAACTTTTAGGATCAGCTATTTGTGCACACAGCAAA gaACTCATCACTGCTTGGTACATTGGGTTCCTGACACTCATCTTATCCTCATTTCTTGTTTATCTGGTTGAAAAAGATGTTCCTGAAAAAGATGCTAATGGGGTGGAGATGAAAGAGGAGTTTGAAACCTATGCAGATGCACTGTGGTGGGGGCTG ATCACCCTCGCTACGATTGGATACGGCGACAAAACCCCTAAAACATGGGAGGGACGGCTGATTGCAGCCACGTTCTCTCTCATTGGAGTGTCCTTCTTTGCTCTTCCTGCA GGCATTTTGGGGTCAGGGCTGGCTCTGAAGGTCCAGGAGCAGCATCGCCAAAAACATTttgagaaaagaagaaaaccgGCAGCTGAGCTCATTCAG GCTGCCTGGAGATACTATGCTACTAACCCCAACAGGATTGATTTAGTTGCTACCTGGAGGTTTTATGAATCAATTGTatcattcccatttttcag GAAAGAGCAATTGGATGGTACTGCCAG TAATGTCATGATTAGTAGGGAGTCATTCTTTGGATCAAGCCTCACAAGAAAACTTAG CCAAAAGCTGGGTCTCTTGGATCGGGTTCGTGGTACCAATACTAAAGGAAAGCTATTTACCCCTCTGAATGTAGATGCCATTGAAGAAAGTCCTTCAAAAGAGCCTAAGAATGTCTTGAATAATAAGGAGCGTTTTCGCACTGCATTCCGAATGAAAGCATACGCTTTTTGGCAAAGCTCAGAAG ATGCAGGAACAGGGGAACCCATGGCAGAAGACAGAGGCGACAGTAGTGATTTCCCTATGGAAGATATGATCCCCACTTTCAAGACAGCCATCCGAGCTGTCAG aATACTACAGTTTCGtctctataaaaaaaaattcaaggagACTTTGAGGCCTTATGACGTAAAGGATGTGATAGAGCAATACTCAGCAGGGCATCTTGATATGCTTTCCAGAATAAAATACCTTCAGGCAAG agtagaTATGATTTTTACGCCTGGACCTCCATCTACTCCCAAGCATAAGAAATCCCAAAAGGGAGGAGCTTTTTCTTACCCATCACAACAGTCTCCCAG AAACGAACCATATGTAGCCAAAGCATCTGCAGCCGATACTGAAGACCAAAGTATGATGGGAAAATTTGTTAAAGTTGAGCGGCAG GTAAATGACATGGGGAAGAAACTGGATTTTCTTGTTGATATGCATATGCATCATATGGAACAGCTGCAGATACAAGTTGCTGAGATAAGTCCATTGAAAGAAACTGCTTCTCCTGcaagggagaggagagaagacAACAAGTATTCtgaattaaaaacaataatatataaatacactGAGCAGTGTTCTCGTGAAACTCCTTACAACTTCCAGCAGGTTCCAGTCAACAAAGTCAGCCCCTACGGTTTCTCAGCACGGGGTCATACGGCTCACTCACAACCTTTGTCAATAGGTGGGCAAAACTCTGGCAAACTGCAAGCCACACCTTCCTCAACTGCATATGCAGAAAGGCCAACAGTTTTGCCTATATTTACATTAGTGGACTCCCAGGTTAGCTACCACTCCCACGGGGACCTTCAGAGCCCTTACTCAGACAAGGTGTCTCCGAGGCAGAGAAGGAGCCTGACGAGGGACAGCGATACTCCACTGTCCCTTCTCTCCGTCAACCACGAGGAACTCGAGCGCTCCCCGAGTGGCTTCAGCATCTCCCAGGAGAGAGACGACTTCCCTTTCGGCCCCAACGGGGGGTCAGCGTGGATGAGGGAGAAACGCTACCTGGCAGAGGGGgagacagacacagacacagacccTTTCACACCGAGTGGCTCCATGCCTTTGTCCTCTACAGGAGATGGGATTTCAGATTCAGTATGGACCCCGTCAAACAAGCCAGTTTAA
- the KCNQ3 gene encoding potassium voltage-gated channel subfamily KQT member 3 isoform X5 — protein MLDIFVLIASVPVVAVGNQGNVLATSLRSLRFLQILRMLRMDRRGGTWKLLGSAICAHSKELITAWYIGFLTLILSSFLVYLVEKDVPEKDANGVEMKEEFETYADALWWGLITLATIGYGDKTPKTWEGRLIAATFSLIGVSFFALPAGILGSGLALKVQEQHRQKHFEKRRKPAAELIQAAWRYYATNPNRIDLVATWRFYESIVSFPFFRKEQLDGTASNVMISRESFFGSSLTRKLSQKLGLLDRVRGTNTKGKLFTPLNVDAIEESPSKEPKNVLNNKERFRTAFRMKAYAFWQSSEDAGTGEPMAEDRGDSSDFPMEDMIPTFKTAIRAVRILQFRLYKKKFKETLRPYDVKDVIEQYSAGHLDMLSRIKYLQARVDMIFTPGPPSTPKHKKSQKGGAFSYPSQQSPRNEPYVAKASAADTEDQSMMGKFVKVERQVNDMGKKLDFLVDMHMHHMEQLQIQVAEISPLKETASPARERREDNKYSELKTIIYKYTEQCSRETPYNFQQVPVNKVSPYGFSARGHTAHSQPLSIGGQNSGKLQATPSSTAYAERPTVLPIFTLVDSQVSYHSHGDLQSPYSDKVSPRQRRSLTRDSDTPLSLLSVNHEELERSPSGFSISQERDDFPFGPNGGSAWMREKRYLAEGETDTDTDPFTPSGSMPLSSTGDGISDSVWTPSNKPV, from the exons ATGCTGG ATATCTTTGTGCTGATTGCTTCGGTGCCAGTGGTTGCTGTTGGGAACCAGGGCAATGTTCTGGCCACGTCTCTCAGAAGCCTCCGCTTCCTTCAGATCCTGCGGATGCTGCGCATGGACAGGCGGGGCGGCACCTGGAAACTTTTAGGATCAGCTATTTGTGCACACAGCAAA gaACTCATCACTGCTTGGTACATTGGGTTCCTGACACTCATCTTATCCTCATTTCTTGTTTATCTGGTTGAAAAAGATGTTCCTGAAAAAGATGCTAATGGGGTGGAGATGAAAGAGGAGTTTGAAACCTATGCAGATGCACTGTGGTGGGGGCTG ATCACCCTCGCTACGATTGGATACGGCGACAAAACCCCTAAAACATGGGAGGGACGGCTGATTGCAGCCACGTTCTCTCTCATTGGAGTGTCCTTCTTTGCTCTTCCTGCA GGCATTTTGGGGTCAGGGCTGGCTCTGAAGGTCCAGGAGCAGCATCGCCAAAAACATTttgagaaaagaagaaaaccgGCAGCTGAGCTCATTCAG GCTGCCTGGAGATACTATGCTACTAACCCCAACAGGATTGATTTAGTTGCTACCTGGAGGTTTTATGAATCAATTGTatcattcccatttttcag GAAAGAGCAATTGGATGGTACTGCCAG TAATGTCATGATTAGTAGGGAGTCATTCTTTGGATCAAGCCTCACAAGAAAACTTAG CCAAAAGCTGGGTCTCTTGGATCGGGTTCGTGGTACCAATACTAAAGGAAAGCTATTTACCCCTCTGAATGTAGATGCCATTGAAGAAAGTCCTTCAAAAGAGCCTAAGAATGTCTTGAATAATAAGGAGCGTTTTCGCACTGCATTCCGAATGAAAGCATACGCTTTTTGGCAAAGCTCAGAAG ATGCAGGAACAGGGGAACCCATGGCAGAAGACAGAGGCGACAGTAGTGATTTCCCTATGGAAGATATGATCCCCACTTTCAAGACAGCCATCCGAGCTGTCAG aATACTACAGTTTCGtctctataaaaaaaaattcaaggagACTTTGAGGCCTTATGACGTAAAGGATGTGATAGAGCAATACTCAGCAGGGCATCTTGATATGCTTTCCAGAATAAAATACCTTCAGGCAAG agtagaTATGATTTTTACGCCTGGACCTCCATCTACTCCCAAGCATAAGAAATCCCAAAAGGGAGGAGCTTTTTCTTACCCATCACAACAGTCTCCCAG AAACGAACCATATGTAGCCAAAGCATCTGCAGCCGATACTGAAGACCAAAGTATGATGGGAAAATTTGTTAAAGTTGAGCGGCAG GTAAATGACATGGGGAAGAAACTGGATTTTCTTGTTGATATGCATATGCATCATATGGAACAGCTGCAGATACAAGTTGCTGAGATAAGTCCATTGAAAGAAACTGCTTCTCCTGcaagggagaggagagaagacAACAAGTATTCtgaattaaaaacaataatatataaatacactGAGCAGTGTTCTCGTGAAACTCCTTACAACTTCCAGCAGGTTCCAGTCAACAAAGTCAGCCCCTACGGTTTCTCAGCACGGGGTCATACGGCTCACTCACAACCTTTGTCAATAGGTGGGCAAAACTCTGGCAAACTGCAAGCCACACCTTCCTCAACTGCATATGCAGAAAGGCCAACAGTTTTGCCTATATTTACATTAGTGGACTCCCAGGTTAGCTACCACTCCCACGGGGACCTTCAGAGCCCTTACTCAGACAAGGTGTCTCCGAGGCAGAGAAGGAGCCTGACGAGGGACAGCGATACTCCACTGTCCCTTCTCTCCGTCAACCACGAGGAACTCGAGCGCTCCCCGAGTGGCTTCAGCATCTCCCAGGAGAGAGACGACTTCCCTTTCGGCCCCAACGGGGGGTCAGCGTGGATGAGGGAGAAACGCTACCTGGCAGAGGGGgagacagacacagacacagacccTTTCACACCGAGTGGCTCCATGCCTTTGTCCTCTACAGGAGATGGGATTTCAGATTCAGTATGGACCCCGTCAAACAAGCCAGTTTAA